AGCCGGGGAACAACGGTATTGGCGGCGACCTGTTCGCTATTCTATGGGTAGAGAAGGACCACAAACTCTATGGACTCAATGCCAGCGGGAGAGCGCCGTACAACTGGTCTTTGCGGGACGCGCTTGACATGGGTCTGAAGAGCATTCCACGGCAGAGTCCGCTGTGCTGGAACGTACCGGGATGCGTGAGCGGCTGGGGCATGCTGAACACGCGTTTCGGGAAGCTGAGCCTTAGCCAATGCCTGGAGGCGGCGATCGGGTATGCGCGGGAAGGGTTCCCCCTCTCCCCCATCATCTCGACGGACTTCACGGATTGGACGGACAGCACGGCTCCGCACATGGCCGCTGTGTACCATCCCGGGGGGAAGGTGCCGCAGTACGGCGAGGTATTCCGAAATCCCCTGCTGGCCAAGTCGTACGAGGCGATTGCGAAGGGCGGTCCGCCAGCCTTTTACGAGGGCGAGATCGCCGAGCGGATCGTGGCGAAATCAGATGAATTGGGCGGACGCATGGCGATGCGCGACCTCAAGGAGCACGCGGCGGACTGGGTCGAGCCGGTAAGCAGCAACTACCGGGGCTGGGACGTCTGGGAGATCCCGCCGAACGGACAAGGCATTGCAGCGCTGCAAATCCTGAACATGCTCGAGCAGTTCGACATTGGGGCGCTGGAGCCGAATTCGGCCGAGCATCTGCACCTGTTCGTGGAGGCGAAAAAGCTGGCCTTCGAGGACCGGGCAATCTACTACGCGGATCCGGAGTTCGCGGACGTGCCGGTGGCCTGGCTGATCTCGAAAGAGTATGCGAAGAAACGCGCGGCCCTCATCAATCCGAAGAAGGCGAGCACCAATGTTCGGCCGGGGGATCCCGAGTTGGATTCGGACACGGTCTATCTGACGGCGGCCGACGGCGAGGGCAACATGATCTCGCTTATTCAGAGCTTGTACAGCGGGTTCGGGTCGACAATCTGTCCCGACGGGGTGGGATTTCCGATTCAGAACCGGGGACAGTCGTTCGCCCTGGACCCGAACCACCGGAACAAGTTGGAGCCTCACAAGCGGCCGTTCCACACCATTATTCCGGCGTTCATGACGAAGGCGGGGCGGCCGGTCATGGCGTTCGGGGTAATGGGCGGTGATTTCCAGCCGCAGGGGCATTCCCAGGTGGTCATGAACATGATCGACTTCGGCATGTCTCCCCAGCAGGCCGGAGATCAGCCGCGGGTGGAGCACGGCGGCAGTTCGTCGTTCACGGGACGCGTCATGGAAGGCGGCGGGCAGCTGACTTTCGAAAAAGGGTTCAGCGACGACGTGAAAGAACAGCTCGCGGCCATGGGGCATGAGATTAGCCCGAATCTCGAGGCGCACGGGGGATACCAAGCCATCTGGCGTGAGGACGAACCGCTACGGTACTTTGGCGGCTCGGATCCGCGGAAGGATGGCTGTGCCATCGGGTACTGAACGCACTCGGATACACCCAGGGCGGCGCAGTTACGGCCAACGGCTGGACTCTTTCGGTCTGGTACAACTCCCGCGGCACGGAGTTCCCGGAGCGATGAATTGCGGAACCGGCGCTTGCGCCTATTGGTCGAGAGGTTTGCTGGTGATAAGCCCGATGCCGCGGCCTTTGTCGCCGACGGCACAGTAGAACATGTAAAACGTGCCGTTGCCGGGATTGTAGACGAGTGAGATCTTGTGGGCATAGGTCTTGTCGAGCCCGCTGGGGTTTCCGCCGGCTTTGTACAGGGGCTCGGGGTGGCTGGTCCAGTGGTATAGGTCGCGAGAGAATGCGGCCATGATGTGTGCGCCGCCTCGGCCCACGCCAAAGTAGAACATGACCCAGTGGTCTCCGTCCCGGTAGACCTTTCCATCAGAGCAAAACTGTTCGTCGTAACTGCCGGGACCGCCGTTGCGGACAATCGGGTTGCCCTCGTAGCGCGTCCAGCGGGCCATATTGGTGCTGGTGACAAGGCCCATCTGTTCGATCGAGCCGTTGGCCGCGTTATAGAAGTTCATGAAGAGCCCGTCGTGCTCGACGAGCCACGGGGCATAGATGCAGTCCTTCTCCCAGTCGGCGGCGCCTTGAATGCTGAGGATTGGCGTATCTTCGGAGAGGCGCCGCCAGGAATCGCCGTCGCTGCTCCACGCCGCGCCCTCGTAGCCGGGACGTATCTCGTAGCCGCCCTGTTTGGGGTAGCAGCTATACAGCGCCCAGAACTTGTCCTGCCATTTCTTGAGGGTGCGGGCGCCTTTGACGTCATAGGAGTCATATAAGACCCCGCAGATGGCGACGCCGCCGTGGTCGAACGCGCCCTCTTTGCCGTAGCTCATGACGAGGCCTTTGGGCTGCCAATGGACGAGGTCGGTGCTGACAGCGAGGGCAGTTTGATAGCCCCGGCCGTCGAAACCTGTGTAGAACATGCGCCATTCGCCCCCATGACGCCACACGAGAGGACAATCGACCATCGTAAACGTCAATGCGGGCTCGAGAGCGGCGGACACGACGTGCTCGGGATAGTATTGCCATCCACGGTAGGGAGCAGACCAGCGGTCAATTGTCTCGCGGGTGATGGTCATTCCCGATTCCTTTTGCCCGGGTTGGGCCGAAGCGGTTCCAGCAATGAACAGCAGACAACCCGAGAGCAGCAAAAAGCAGCATTGTGGCCTCATCGCGTACTCCGTTTGAATCCGGGGACAGGCTGGGTGT
The DNA window shown above is from Candidatus Hydrogenedentota bacterium and carries:
- the ggt gene encoding gamma-glutamyltransferase is translated as MNRRQFFQTTAAGAVLMGLVSRTAASGEAAAERKPPFLDLERLRARNSNRSTVVCQRGIVCSSQPLATMAGVDILKAGGNCVDAAICTNAMLGVTEPGNNGIGGDLFAILWVEKDHKLYGLNASGRAPYNWSLRDALDMGLKSIPRQSPLCWNVPGCVSGWGMLNTRFGKLSLSQCLEAAIGYAREGFPLSPIISTDFTDWTDSTAPHMAAVYHPGGKVPQYGEVFRNPLLAKSYEAIAKGGPPAFYEGEIAERIVAKSDELGGRMAMRDLKEHAADWVEPVSSNYRGWDVWEIPPNGQGIAALQILNMLEQFDIGALEPNSAEHLHLFVEAKKLAFEDRAIYYADPEFADVPVAWLISKEYAKKRAALINPKKASTNVRPGDPELDSDTVYLTAADGEGNMISLIQSLYSGFGSTICPDGVGFPIQNRGQSFALDPNHRNKLEPHKRPFHTIIPAFMTKAGRPVMAFGVMGGDFQPQGHSQVVMNMIDFGMSPQQAGDQPRVEHGGSSSFTGRVMEGGGQLTFEKGFSDDVKEQLAAMGHEISPNLEAHGGYQAIWREDEPLRYFGGSDPRKDGCAIGY